CCAAGTAACCAAATTGCCCCATACAAAGGTACAATACCCCGAGGTTGATCTTCTATCAATGACTGATCCTGCCCAATCAGCATCTGTATAAGCTTCAATGGTCTTTCGATCTCCTCTTTTAAAGAACAATCCCTTTCCTGGAGTACTTTTTAAGTACCTCAGAATTCGATATACTGCATCAAGGTGCTCTTCATATGGAGAATGCATAAACTGGCTCACAACACTCACTGAAAAAGCTATATCAGGACGAGTGTGAGCCAAGTAAATTAGCTTGCCTACTAACTTTTGGTATCGAGCAGTATCAACTGGTGTTCCATCTTTTATATCTGCTAACTTGTGATTCGGATCCATAGGAGTGTCTGCAGGTCGACATCCACTCATCCCTGTTTCCTTTAAAAGATCCAAAACATACTTGCGTTGGGACACAACAATGCCCTTCTTGGACCGAGCTACCTCCATCCCTAAGAAATATCGTAGTGTTCCCAAATCTTTGATTTCAAAGCTAGAAGCAAGACTTTTCTTCAGCCGTTCCATCTCAATTAAGTCATCTCCTGTGAGGATGATATCATCCACGTACACAATGAGTACTGCTATCTTCCCGTCCTTGGAGTGTTTAACAAACATGGTGTGATCACTCTGAGCTTGGGTATAGCCTTGATTCTTTACCGACCTAGTAAATTTTTCAAACCAGGCCCTAGGAGATTGTTTGAGACCATATAACGATTTTCTTAGCTTGCAAACTCTAGActgaaacttcccttcaaatccaGGGGGAGACTCCATGTACACCTCTTCCTCCAGATCaccatttaaaaatgcattctTGACATCAAGTTGTTGGAGCGGCCAATCAAGGTTTACTGCTATTGAGAGAAGCACCCTAACAGTGTTTAATTTTGCTACTGGAGCAAAAGTTTCAAGATAATCGATCCCGTAGGTTTGAGTGAACCCTTTAGCCACCAATCGAGCTTTGTACCGTTCCAATGTCCCATCGGAATTATACTTGATGGTAAAGACCCATTTACATCCTACTGTCCTTTTCCCTTGTGGCAGGTTTGTTACTTCCCATGTTTGATTCTTTTCAAGAGCATACATCTCTTCTTCAATAGCCTTTCTCCACTCTGGAACTTGTAATGCTTCCTGTACATTCTTTGGAATTTCCACAGAAGAAAGTTGTGAAGTAAATGTCAAGAAGGTAGGGGATAACTTTTCATAAGAGACATAGTTAGTCATAGGGTGTTTGGTACAAGAACGCACTCCCTTTCGAAGTGCAATAGGAAGATCCAAATCAGCAATCTTTGAATCAGAGGAAACTTTATCTAATGACTCAAAAACATTAAATTCTGTCCTAGGTTCGGATTCCTTGTCGTGAAGAGAAGGGGGAGTTTTATCTTTTCCTCGATGATTTTTCCGGACATAGGTTTTCAAGGTTTTTTCAGTTACATTCCCATCTCTTTCACTAAGAGAATTCGACTCTGTTATTGGCACTAAAGACAAGAGATCATCTTCTAATCCCTGATCAATTTTTTCACGTTTTTCAAAATCCTTTTGACTGGCAAATTGAAGAGTGTCATTTGTTTTTTCAGGATTATTATCTTGAAAAGATTCTTGTTGAGGAAATTGTGCTGCAGATTCTtctaaaaaatcagaaaaatcaattCTCCTATCAACAAAATTTTGATCAGGAATTTGATTTTCAATACGAAAAACATCATCATCTTCTACAAGTTCTTCTACATGCCGAGTCCCCCCCTGAAGAGGATCTCCAAAGAAAGGTTTATcttcaaaaaatgttacatcCATGGTTACAAACATTTTTTTCGAAATGGGGTCAAAGCATTTATACCCCTTTTGCGTGGGTGCATATccaacaaaaatgcattttcttgcTCGAGGGTCTAACTTACTTCGACCTTGTTCATGATTGTGAACAAAGGATATGCACCCAAACACCTTTAATGAGACTTCATATGTTAATCGAGACATGGGATAAatggttttgaaaaaattcagagGAGTTTGGAAATTCAAGGTTCTTGAGGGCATTCTGTTTATGAGATATGTAGCAGTTAAAATTGCTTCGCCCCATAGATATTTAGGaacatttcttgaaaaaagtaaTGCCCTCGCCACTTCTAAAAgatgtttattttttctttcagctACCCCATTCTGTTGTGGGGTATCATTGCAGGAGCTTTGATGCACAAtccctttttcaagaaaaaaacttcccaaaattttattgaaatattcTTTTCCATTGTCACTCCgaacaattttgactttttcttgaaattgtgTCAAAACCATGCTGTAGAATTTTTGAAACACACTTGCAACCTCTGATTTCTCTCTTAACAAATACACCCAACAAACTCTTGTGTGATCATCGATGAATGTAACAAACCATTTTTTTCCAGATGAAGTTGAAATTCTAGAGGGACCCCAAACATCAGTATGTAATAGAAAAAACGGTTTTGAGGGCTGATAAGGATGTATAGAAAATGTAGACCGATGATGTTTAGCCAATTCGCAGATTTCACATTGAAAAGAAGATGAATCTTTATTCTTAAACAAATCTGGAAATAAGTATTTCATGTAATAAAAACTAGGATGTCCTAGTCTAAAGTGCCATAACATAATCTCTTTATTACTAGTAATAGAGACAGACCCGTAACATGTGTTTTTGATTGGTGTTGTCATATCTGATCCATCTTCAAGGAAGTAAAGTCCCCCATTTTCTCTAGCACATCCAATCATCCTCCCCGTGGTCAGTTCCTGAAACTCacaaaaagaggggaaaaaattaATCCGACACATGAGATCCCTAGTTAATTTACTTATGGACAGCAAATTGCATGATAACTTTGGAACATGAAGAACTCTATGAAGTGTTAGAGTAGGAGAGATGACAACGGAACCTATGCCAGCTATGACGGATAATGATCCGTCAGcaaccttgacccttttattgccTGCACATGGACTGTAGGTAGAAAATAATTATGACACACTAGTCATATGGTCAGTGGCCCCAGAATCAATAACCCATATAACCCGTGGACAAGATGCATTTGATGTTTTACATGAAAGAGCAATAGTAAAAGGTTTACCATTTTTAGCAAAAGAACAGAAAGGAGTGAAGCTTTTTGGCTCAGTGACTGAAAATTGTGGAGACTTAAAGAGTTTGTACAGTTGGCTTAATTGTTCCTTTGTGAAGGCTGGTGTCTCAAAGTCAGTTTGTTGCTTTTGAGAATCCTCATTCACAGTCTGCAACACCTTGCTATCAcctccatttttcttcttgaaattcgATGGTTTCCCATGTAATTTCCAGCATGTGTCCTTTGTGTGCCACGACTTTTTACAGTGTTCACACCAAGGCTTCCTTCTTTTATCCCCGTCCAAATCTGTCCCCTTAGAAACCAATGCTGAAGTCTCAACTTCATCCTCTGCCTTGGACTTTGGTGATGACTTCAGCATCACCTTACGCCTTGATTCTTCTCTTCTGACTTCAGAAAATACTTCACGAATGGAGGGGAGAGGCTTCCTGCGCAAAATACGACCTCGCACCTCATCGAGTTCTTGATTTAGTCCAGCCAAGAAGACATAGACTCTGTCGTTCTCCTCCCGTTTCTTGTATCGAACATTGTCTGCACGGCAGTCCCATTCATCCTCATAACAAAGATCCAATTCCTGCCATAAAGTTACCATCTGATTGTAATAGGTTGTAACATCTCTATCTTCTTGTCTTGATTTCCACAATTTCGTCTTGAGATTGAAAATTTGAGACGAATTCTCTATATCGGAATACATATCCCGGACAGCGTCCCACACATCCTTGGCTGTGGGCAGAAATAAGTGTGGCTTTCCTATTGCTGGTTCCATAGAGTTTATCAACCAAGCGATAACTAGAGAGTTCTCTGAATGCCATCTCTTCAAATTGGGATCTTCAGCAGCTGGTTGCTGAATTTCTCCAGTAAGGTGGCCGAGTTTACCTCTGCCATCGATAGCCAGCTTTACAGATTGAGCCCACTCCAGATAATTGGAACCATTTAATTTATGAACGGTTATTTGTAGGGAAGAAGAATTTGAAGCGGAGTAATCTGTAGTTTGGATAACTACTGAAGACGAGGATGAGTCTTCTCTTGTGTGAGCAGTCGATCCAGTCATGGCTGCTCGGTAGTTCATGGCAGGAATTGGTACAGAGccggagctctgataccatgtaaactttaacagaaaaggaaaaaatgaacaaaaaactctccttttctttattttcccacACACTAAATATGCTTACAAGGTAGGCATATATAGGACAACCCTATCATAGTTCTGCCACCACTTAAGGTAATAGAACCATGATTTTAGGGATTACATAATCAACTCATATCCTATCTATTCAAACTTGATTgatcataagcaataaaatccCATAATTATGGGAGGTAATTATGGAAGATAATATCTCCCATAATCATAGGAGATAATATCTTCGACACTATGTATATTGATGAATGAAGGGACATGTGCTAAAAGTTCAAGGAATCAAACAGTTCTTGTGAAAACTCAAAATTTTAGGACATCATCAAGAAGACAGCATGACTGATGTCATATAGGAATATCCCTCTTTCCTAAATTAGATTTCTTCCTTTTAAATGGTCcatcacaaaacaatatctaTTTCTCCTTAAATTACAAAATATATTTTCCTCTCCTTAAAACTAAGCTGATTAATACATTGAATCCACACTTTTTCCAGAATCCAAACTCTCTCAATAGTTGCATCCAGTCAGAACTAACAAACATGAAGTATAAGATAAGAAAAATCTCAGTTGTTGAGGAAGTAAATCGATTCTTTTGAATATCAATGAAAGAAACCACATAACTTAGATACATCTCACTTACTGTAATAGGAGACAAAGGAAACCCATAACTTGAAAATCTATCTGAAAACCAGTATATGGAATGTCTTCAATTCTATATGAATTACACTAGCCTAGATTTTCTTGCTAGATTTACTATGCCAGGTTAAGCAAAGAGCTCTATTACCAGCTCTATATTGAAATGTAAGAGGCAAAGAGTTCTAATCCATCTATTACCAGCTCTATATAAACCAAACCAAGTAATTTAGTACAACAAACTCAAGACATGCAATTATgacaagaaagaagagaaagtatGTTGCAATTCCAAATAAGAGCCAAAGAAAAGCAACTCTCAAGAAATGTAGAGATTGCTTGTTCAGAAAAGCAAAACAGCTTTCAACCTTGTGCGATGTTGAAGTGGGTGTAATCGTCCAGGATCAAGAGAAAAAGGATGtttttgtctggccatcacacCATGAAGTTGAAGAAAAGCTTATGAGATTCCTAAATGTACCGGATATTGATAGGAACAGGAAATTTTCTACACATGAAAGCTTCCTTACAGGAACAGTGAGCAAGATAGTTGATCACACAAGGAAAGCTCACGAGAAGAATGATAAGAAAGAAAGGGAATACCTCACGCATAAACTCATGAAAGGTAAGATTACTATCAATGAACTTGATATGATGCAAACAAATGGATTGATTCAATTGATGCTTGATAAGATGAACCAGTGCAACAGAAGGATCGCACAACCGGACATGTTAGAAGAACAGGAGAACCAGTCACTTTCAACAGCCAATCAACATCTTCCCTCTCTTGTTCAGATGAGAGGACAGAATAAAGCTGGTGGAGTTTGGCGGAGTGGCGTGAATGCAATTTTCTCAGCTCCAGAATTGATTGAAAGCTACAAGAACGACCAAAGGTTCAGTGGCTATGATAGCAATGTAATCATCCCAGATAAAAGCCAGATTTGTGACTTCAAAAATTACCAAATGTTCTTTGACAGTCAAACAAATGCATATataccaaatccaaaattgattgaagACTTGAAGTATGACAACTGGCTAAGAGAGGCGATGTTTGATAAACCAAGCAACACTTTCCCCAGTTGTGCAAGTGACATAGGGTTTCACCATACCAATGCATGTAGTAATGAAGGGAATAATATGGTTAATCATAACACTGCAGGAAGCAGCAGTGGAGGAAATCACATGGATATCACACCACCAAATGTTGCTGACCCTTCTTTTGGAACAAATGATGGATTCCCTGAGGTAGAATGGCCTTACATTTTCCACCCGTAAACTACAAAGCCCAAAATAAAACATGTATTCTACTTCTTCAAATACTAGTCAATCTGTAAGTATACATACTCTATGGGCAAAGTAATTTAACTATATCATGACCTCTGTGTTTTTGCTCTTATATGAAGATTATTGTTGTTTCACCTTGATCCCATGCAGAGGACATCACAACATCTTCTTAGATGGATTAAATGTGAAAAGGAATTTCCTATAAACAATCTACTATCACTATTAACACGCCCAATTTTGCACATCAGATGAAAAGGAATCGTGggcttaaaatatttttttgcccAGAGATGCCAAATTTCCTCAGAAATGCATATAGGTTGGAACCaacaatattaatttttttcaggTCTCATAGATTTTCCACCCAACTCTCGatcaaaattttttgttttgcttcATTAAATTTCCTTTGCCCCTCTACCCACAACCCAGAAATGCATAGAGAAAATTGAGCCCTAAAAAACATGACATTGTTATGAGCTACCAGTCTAAATTGCAAGAAAAAGAGTTCATTTTTCTAGGGGGCAAAAATACTAGTTACTCATTAAACAAAATTCTGGTGATTCCCTTTTAACATTCACTATTTCAGGGAGATAATTATCTAAACAGATCATATACAAGCACATCAAGACTAAGCATCAACCACTGTATGCTTGACGCATGCTCCAGCAAAATGGCTTGGTGAATCTATTTACAGCCTCAAAGAAAAGAAGACTCTATATATCCAACTTCCATGTATATATAGGTTTGTAGACTATCTGCTAATTGCACAAGGCCTAAAAGTTGGTCAACAAAAGTTCATGACCTAGCAAGTAAAAGATTTTAAGATTTCAAAACCATGAACTAACCAAATTTAGTTCTTTAAAGTCTGCTCAACTTATCTGTAATCTCTTATTCTTAAATCCAACAGTTAACAATAAAAAAGTTAGCACTAACAATTGCCaaacattaaaagaaattaactATTTTGGCGGACAACTAAAAGTTGCCAGCCTCACAGTCATCCATGTTCTTTGGTCATAGAGAAAGCCGAACAGCAAAAAGGATTAATTAGTCTCATAGATGAAGCAAAGCAATAAATACAACACAAGATTGTAGCATTTCTTGCtaagaaaaaaaatcacaaatactTGGACATACAAGAACACACAAGCCCAAGAAATCATACCTGAACAAATTAAACAATCAACTGATTGCCTGGAGAATTGTTTGTACAATTTTGATGTATTCATCCACTTTGATAACAATCTTGAATTCAAAGCCCCAGTTTGATCTATTGACAAATCTCAAATCCGAAGTCCTACAAATGGCAGAAAAGATATATGGCATCAGGGACTGACTTTGACGTaattctgcaaaatttcaaTCATGATATTTATTAATTGTGCTTCAAGCTACCTTCTAGTAGttttggtttggtgaagtgagTCAAATGGAATGTCTTCAGATAATCCACCAAACACTTTGAAAGAATTGTCATCAGGTGtagcaaaagaagaagaaactgaGGCTAACCTTGTCTTTCAATGAAAAAGAACAATGATACATAACATCACAACCACCATATTCAAATTGGTCTGGCAGAGATCCTTGATATATTTTTTCAGTTCTTTGAATATTCAAAGATTCCGGATTCTCAGCTGATAAATCCAGCTTCTTTTAACGTTATTGCTGATAGCCTTTCACCTGCAGATCAAGTCACTGAGTAGGAAGTGACGCATTGTCATACATCATGCCTCTCATATGCTGAATCAAATGGTCCATAACAGAATATATAAGATTAGCAGCATGGTGCATTCTGTCTGTTGAAGTAAATGAGTGGATTTTGTTATTCAATTCAATCCAACTACATCCTGTTTCTTTTACCACTCCAGTCCTGTCCATTTTGTCCCTGACATTCTTTACTTTAACCCACATACCTTGAGAAGCAAAAGTATTTGATAGTAATGCATATGACCCACTATCTTTTGGGTCAATAGAAGTTGTTATTTCTGCAGCATATTCAGCCATTTTAACATTATCGTTCATTCTACATGCACTCAGCAAGTTTTTCCAAACTCTGGCTGTTGGTTTTATGGGCATCTTCTCAATGAATTCCTTCGCCTCGTATAACTTACCTGCTCTGCCCAAGAGAGAAACCATGCAAGCATAATGTTCTGTTTCTGGCACGATACCAATGCTGGACATGTACCCAAAATGACAGAATCCTTCGTCTACAAGCCCCACATGGCTACATGCTGAAAGAACACCAACAAAGCTGACAGTATTGGGCTTTACCCCTGTCTGTATCATATTCTCAAACATATTAAGAGCTTCGTCAGCTTCTCCATGCAGTGCATATGACATTATCATTGAATTCCAACACGTCACATCATCCATACTGGCAAAATCAAATATTTTTCTTGCCTCTTCCAAGCTCCCACAGTTAGCATACATATCAATAAGTGCATTCATAACATACAGATCATAGTTCAGACCTGTCTTCATGATTTGGTTGTGGAACTGAAGACCATGTATCAGACTTGCAAGGTTACTAGCTATTGCAATTAAGGTAACAAATGTGTACTCGGTTGATTGCAGTCCAGAAAGCTGTAGCTCCAGATACAGCTTAAGAGCTTCTTCATTTTCCAGCTGTTGAGCATACCCACCTAGCATAACATTCCATACAACAATGTCTTTCtctttcatttcctcaaaaacCAATTTTGCATCTCCAAGAGATAGGCACTTTGAATATGCATCAATCAAGGCACTACCAGCAAATTTGTCCAAGGAGAACCCAGACCTAAGCATAAGGGCATGGATTTGCTTAGTCAATTGAAAGGTGTTTAGTGAAGCTGAAACCCCAAAAAGGCTGATGAAAGTTGACAAGCTTGGAGGTATTAAATTCATCCTCATTTTAGCAAAAAGATCAAAAGCTTCATACAAGTTTTCTTGCCTCAAGTATCCCTCTATTATAGCATTGTAAGAGATGACATCAAGGTTTTCCATAGTGTCAAAGATTCTTCGTGCATCAACCAGTGAGCCACATTTTGAGTACATATAAATCAAATTGTTACTCACAAAACCATCAGAATCAAGATTTGACTTCAGAGAGTAGGCGTGGACTTGCCTACCCTGTTCTAGAGCCTCAAGTGAACTACACGAAAGGAGAACGCAACTACAAGCATATTCCTCAGGTTTCCCACCTAATCTGTTCATCTCTGCAAACAGCTCCATGGCATCCTAATCGAACAAATTCTGCATATACCCAGAAATCATTGTCGTCCAAGCAATGACATCCCTAACCACCATTCTATCGAACACTTTGCGCCCGCTCTGCACTTTTCCGCATTTGACATACAAGTCTATAAGGATGCAATCCACTTGAACATCCATTTCAGCTTCCCTTCTCAACAGATAAGCATGAACTTGCCTTCCcccttcaagaaaatcaagtgcCACACATGCCCTTAAAGCGCTGGAGATCACATACTTATCTGGAACAACATTAGTCCTCAGCATTTCCTTGAATAAGTCCAGTGAAACCTCACTCCTGCCGCTCTTTACAAACCCCGTCATAATTGAATTCCAAGTCACTACACTTTTTATCAATAAACAATCAAACACCAACCTAGCCGCATCGACATCGACAAGTTTCCAGTAAAATTCAACCAAACAGTTCccgatatatatattttgatcgAGCCCAGTTCTAATGGCAGAGGTATGCAACTGCAGACCAACTCCAACGCACTTCAACTGCGTACAAGAGCGAATAACAGGACCCAAAACAAACTCGTCAGGGTTCTGACCACAACTTCTTCTGAACTCCGAAAACACCACCAGGGCCTCGTTATAAAGCTCGTAGTGCTTGTACAAAGCGTTAATcatggtggaaaaagtggtcaaattCCTGTGAGACATTCTGTCAAACAGAGCATATGCATACCCGAAACACCATCCAGAATTTAAGTACGCAGACAAGAGAATGTTATTTAGAAAGGTGCTGGACTCAAGGGCCCATCGAACAATTTGTGCGTGAACTACTTTGTAGTAGTAGGATACTGTTGGGCGAGGGGCGCTTTGGGGTGCGGAGAGTAAGAGTTTGACAAGTTCACCCTTTTGGGCGGCGCGTGGGTTTGGATGGAGGAGTTGAGATGATGAT
The Coffea arabica cultivar ET-39 chromosome 6c, Coffea Arabica ET-39 HiFi, whole genome shotgun sequence genome window above contains:
- the LOC140008189 gene encoding uncharacterized protein; translation: MTGSTAHTREDSSSSSVVIQTTDYSASNSSSLQITVHKLNGSNYLEWAQSVKLAIDGRGKLGHLTGEIQQPAAEDPNLKRWHSENSLVIAWLINSMEPAIGKPHLFLPTAKDVWDAVRDMYSDIENSSQIFNLKTKLWKSRQEDRDVTTYYNQMVTLWQELDLCYEDEWDCRADNVRYKKREENDRVYVFLAGLNQELDEVRGRILRRKPLPSIREVFSEVRREESRRKVMLKSSPKSKAEDEVETSALVSKGTDLDGDKRRKPWCEHCKKSWHTKDTCWKLHGKPSNFKKKNGGDSKVLQTVNEDSQKQQTDFETPAFTKEQLSQLYKLFKSPQFSVTEPKSFTPFCSFAKNGKPFTIALSCKTSNASCPRVIWVIDSGATDHMTSVS